The sequence CCAGGGTGCACACTGCTTTCCTGGAAGGACAAGAGTGCTTTGATTTGGGTACGCATCTGTCAACAAACCAtttggagagggagaagaaataaCGAAACCCCCTTGATACGCACTTCTCCATGTGCCTTGGACATGAGATAAACAGACCTCCCAGGAAAACAGCCCCAAACCCAGCAAACCCACACTTGCAAGGTCACAAGCCAAAGAGGAAGATCTGGGGAAAATCAACAGCAAAAGCCCCGCTAGTGTGAGCGGGACCAGAGTTGTCCTGTGCCCTGGGTGAGGCGGTCAGTCTGCTGCTAGTCGTGCTATGGCTTGGGCAGAGCtgtacatagaatcacagaaaggttcaggttagaagggaccttaaagcccacccagtgccaccccctgccctgggcagggacaatcccaccagcccaggttgctccaagccccgtccaacctggccttgaacccctccagggatggggcagccacagcttctctgggcaacctgggccaggggctcaccaccctcgcagcaaagaatttcttcgtaatatctcacctaaatctcccctctttcagtttaaaaccattccccctcatcccgtggctcccctccctgatccagagtcccctccccagctttcctggagcccctttagggactgtaaggggctctaaggtctccccggagccttctcttctccaggctgaacccccccagctctctcagcctgtcctcacagcagaggacaTCTCTGTGTGCTTTTCTGTGTCATTTAGATCATGCAGCTGTTAACAAAAGGAAACAAGCAGCGCACCCAGGAGCCCACTGCTGCCAACAAGACGTCCTCCCGCTCGCACGCAGTGCTGCAGGTGATGGTGACGCAGAAAAGCCGAAGGCAGGCAATCGGCGAGGAAATGAGGATTGGGAAGCTTTTCATGGTCGACTTGGCAGGGTCAGAGAGAGCAGCCCAGGTACAGCTAGATCTCAGCAGCTTTTGGTGAGACCAGGCTGGATTCCCTGGAttccctccctgtcctcatccctggGGGAACCAGCACTGTGTGTTTCTGTCGCTTTAGAGCAGTAGTTTGTACCTGAGACAGGCTAAAAATAGAGGAAGTTTGATGGTATTGGTAATGTCTTTTATTAGATCAGCTAGTATCGTTGGAAAAATGTGAACCAGCTTTTGGGTGCAGCCTTTTCTCAGGCCTGAAAAAGCCGCAGCGGATTTCACACGTATAGAGAAGCTGAGGTCTGTTCGGCAGGGATCGGCTGGGCTGTCGGAGAGAAAGCTGGTACCAGTGGAAGGGAGGGATGCTGGTGGGTGGAAAATAAGGCAGCTGGCTCCTATGGGAAGGAGGAAACACTGGAACTTGGGGAGGTGATTTGAGGGAGAGAGATTTTACATACTCAGTACttctgctgagcccaggaattcTGGAGTGATGTAGTTATGCATCTTAATTTCTGAAATCatctttaggaaaaaattaaTAGCTGCCTTCTAAAAACCAAGAGGCACGGACCCACCATTCTGAAGCGTGTGCTCTGCCTGTctgtcccccttccctccctcccaacaGACCCAGAACCAGGGCAAGAGGATGAAGGAAGGAGCCCACATCAACCGCTCGCTGCTGGCTTTGGGCAACTGCATCAACGCTTTGAGCGAGAagggggggagccgggcccagtTTGTCAATTTTCGCGACAGCAAACTCACACGCCTGCTGAAGGTACTGTCCTTCGTGGGCCAGCAAAGAGCTCGGCTGCTATCACCACGCAAATCAGACAGGGCTTGAGTGCTGATCCTTGAGGATCTCTGCGCGTTGTCTTTATCCAGCTTGGAATGCTCCTCCGGGATCTTGCATGAGCTTTGCAAAGCAATCAGGGCTTGACTCAGACGGTGCTGACTCTATAATCAGTATGTTGTCTTGTCATCTGCGCTGTTAAGGAAGGATGTCCTACAGGGTTAAGGAAATCCTATAGATTTGTATTGTATGTCTCTAAGCTTACAGGTgataagcattttctttttttcttttttttaatgaacttacTGCCTCTGAGTGTTTCATCCCTTCTATAAGATTTGGCTGAAATTGGCCAATAAATTTGGATGTTGAGAGTGACTATGTGCTGTCACAAGTTGTATCCCCCTTAGGAAATCGGGAAGGTTGCAGGCAGGCTCCTTGCTACACTGGTTATTGTATGGATCCTTCACAACGTCATTTAGGAACCTCACCTCAAGCCTTGGTGCTGAGCTACCACCGCTGCTGCCTGACAGATGTGTTTTCTAGAGGatggtggggaggagaagggatggagaaaaaGGCAGGTTTCTGTTGTGAGCAGCTTTGAGAAGCTGCCAGCGTATTTGTGGGAATTGcgatttttcttgcaaaaattcttcctttgtagGAAGTTAATTACttattgatttttgctgttgatGGAGAGAGAGCCTAATGAATGGTCTTTTACCAGCACTTCCTTCACTCCTAATTGGGATTCTCCATCAGAATCTCAATGAGCCGCAGGGGTACCCAGCTGCGGTGGTTACCACCAAGCAGCAAGCCCCTGTCGTGTCCATACTAACCACATCCGCACTGCATCCCTCTAGGACTCATTAGGGGGCAACAGCAGGACGGTTATGATCGCACACATCAGCCCAGCCAGCACCTCCTTTGAAGAGTCTCGCATGACCTTGATCTATGCCTATCGAGCAAAAAACATCAAGACGCAGGTAAATGGGGAAACAACTCGCGAGGGGGTGGGGGTTGGAGATTAAAAGCTTGCAAAGCGGAAATAGAAGATGTAGCAGATGAAGGGAGAACAGACTTCAGGAGGTGTAGAAGCTCAGTGTGAGTGAtagaagagaagcagaggaaCGGAACAGTGGAAAGCAAATTGTGTAGGTCATGGATGAGAAGAGGAATATGAGAGCCAGAACTAGGGAGCAAAATGATGGAAAGGCAGAGGATGATGTCCCTGGCATGGACCTGGGCGCAGAACATAAGGAATGATGGGTGGAAGATGGCTATTAGGAGGACAACGTATGGGGAATCTCACAGTGGGGATGCTGGGCCTCGAAGAGGAACTGaggggctgcaggaaggaggaaTAAAATGGAGAGGCTTGTGGGGTGAAAGATGATGAACAGTGATCTACAACAGGGTTTTCACTCTTTGTGGATCTCTGTTTTCCCTGTGGACACAAGGTCCCTGGCTTTTCTCTGTTGCCTTCTGGGAATTTCCCAGAATTAGGGAAAACCACTAATCTACAGTCTCCCCACTCCTGAGGACAGATTCTTCACCACTGCAGGATTCAGGGCCCATCCAACCAAAAGCGTAGCTTTGTTTGCAGCCCTTGTACCAATAACGGACCATGGGACAAATGCTCACGTGTTCTGGCTCACCAGGTAAAATGTAACCTGCGGAATGTTGACCAATACACCAGCATCATTGCGGACCTCCGCAGGGAGATCGAGCATCTGAAGGAGAGGGTCAAAaaccaggagaaggagaaaagtaCAGCCAGCGCTGACCTCAGGGATCTGCAAGGTAGAGCCAGGAGCAAGAACTGTTCTGGGGTATCTGGAGGGAAGGGACCTGCGAGAGGAGCCGTGTGGATGTGTTGTAGCACTTGGTGGGCCTCCATGTATATGTAGCTGGGGGAAGCTGGTTCAGCAATGCTTGCGGAGAACACCGTGTGATGGGCAGGGGAAATGAAGTTGTTCTTCTGTGTGAGCCTGTCTCTGATGTGCTGCGAGATGCTGGACAACACATTCAACCTTCTCAGCATCTTCCCTAATATTAAAATGTGTTAAATTTCACAAACCTGCCCTTGAAAAGAGCTTTGACATCAAGTGGTGGCATTTGCTCTGGGAAGTCCTGACTCTTACAGAGAGGTGACCAAGTTTGTAGCCTGCGTCACTGCAGGCTCTGAAGCTGTGTCAGGACACGGAACTCTGTTGTATGGTTCATTGcacttaataaaaaataaaaaataaaaaaaatagggagGGGGGCAGGGCAAAGCTTTTAAAGCATCAATTGTTCTGCCCTGGGGATTGTTCCTTTTGTCAGGGATTGTTCCTTTTGTCAGTGAATCTGGcaaggaatgaaataaaaatagtcaAGTTCTCTGACAGACAAGACACGAGGTATAATGGGTCTCTGCCACCAATACCCAAGGTCATTTCTAGATAACAAGCACAGAAAACCGATACCTTTTTGGTTTTGGCAAGTGGAAAGGGGGAAGAGATGTCCCTGCAATGCAGTATCCTCTTAGTACTCACAAAAGCAGTAACAATGAGACCTATTTACTGCTAATAATACAATCATAAAGATATATCGGATTTCTTAAGAACATGATTAATTTCAAGAGACTGCAGAATGAAGCAGTCCTATAAATGAACACCTTGTAACACGTGGACTGAGTGACTTGGTCCCAAAGTAGTTTTGTGGGGGCTTGGCAGAGGTTTACCTGGCCTAATGTCAGGTCAGAAATGTCTTCTCCTGCAGCAGAGAGGCACCAAGGCGCTGAGGCACACAGTCCTCAGGTGATGAACACCTTGCGGGCACAGCTGATGGGGGCTTTCAGGGAGCAAATGGAGATGCGTCGCAGCCTGATGGAGCTGGAAAACACCAACATTGAGCTGCACATTGATACCTGCAGGCACCTCCTAACAATCACAGAGTGAGTACCTCCTTGGCTTTCAGCACGACTTATACGTGGGACCTCCAAACTCACCATGAGAAATGCCAATATCCCATGGTCCCCccaacaaaaatgacaaaaagatgaGATCAAGTGTAGGTTTGAGATTTACCTATGTGATGAGATAAAACTTGGGAGGGTGGTGGTCTGCAAAAGGTACCCAGGGATTTAAGGTAGATTAAGTCCATGCGACTCTGAGCCTTAGATTAAGGTGCTATATTTGCAACGGGTGATTTCTGTGATTGAGAAACACATCCCTAATCCCTCCTGCTGCTTGTAAGGAGGCTGCAGCCCACACATGGTGCTGCACTCGAGTGCAATTGCCTGGTGTAGCTCCATAAGGCAACCAGCTGCCTCCAGCATCAAGTTTAAGCTCAAGACCAACAGTATAAACGGTAGATACCTCACCTCTATTTGGACCTTATTCTCGGCTtgtgttttaatggaaaaaactgGATGTCAGCACAGACTGGGATTGTCCTTCCATGGTCCAGTCATCCTGTGTTTGTGAAGTGTTTTCCATACAGATGCACTGCATCTGGGCATGATTTTATGTCAGAGAAAGCAGGATGATCCCTTTCTTCTGGATAAACTATAAGTAGGTGTCAGTTCCCTGTCATTATCACTAGTCACCCACCTAATGCTGCTGTAAAATTTATGGTGCCTTAGGCTTTGGGTCATTTTTAGTTAAAACAATCTTCAGGACACTCGAGATGTTCAACAAGTACCTGTGAATAGGCAACAGTTTGTGTTCAGTGGAGAAAAGCACTGTTCTTGCCATGGGAAGATGGCACAGGAGGCCTGTCTTAGAGACTTCCAAACGTGAGGAAGCTAATTGTGTCCTTCTGCATGGCTTGTCCAGCTCCAGAGCAGCCTGGACTAATTAGTTCTGCTGCCGTCATGCAAGAAGGAGTTGGACAGACACGATGAAGGGCTGTGCGTGCGTCATTAGAGTTATGTCACCATGTCCCAGaagttcctttctttttgtgccagcagctgggaacGAGAGAAGGCTCAGGGTGCATGCAAGTGTGACAAGCCAGCAAAGGAGGAGAAAGGTGAAAACACAGAGGAGGAAGACAGGGAAGTGGATATCGTGGATTCACCTGAACCTCATGAAGTTACGGTAGCAAGAGAAGAGATCaacctgctgctggcagagcagcgcaAGACGGCAGCCCTGAAGGTGGGGAGGTGAAGGTGCCCTTATGGTCACAGCTCTGACCTCTGCCCGGCGGGTGCCTGGGGGCAGGATGGCAGCAGTGTACCTCGGAGAGGCTCTGCTGGTTTGGGGTGAGCACCGCAAAAGTAGCCTGGCACCTGTGTTGCAGCTGGGCTCCTAGATACTCTGggctgctgaaggaagcagcacgGCAACACTGATGTTTGCATCCTGCCGTTGTCCCTCTGTTTTTTAGGATGTGGGAAAATCACAAACCCATTTCCCCTTTCAGGGACATTTTGAGGGTTTGTCACTCACTCGTTGTTCAATGTTTTGGTAATCATTTTCGGTGATTATTTTTTTGGCAACTAACGTTAACGTTTGTGAGCTCCTCTAGGCAAGGACTATGCGTCTGGATACATCTGCCATGCCTGAAACATGGTGGCTGCTAGTAGAATACGCAAAAGACTTTTTGTAGCTGTTACTTTAATCTCAGCGTGAAGGACACAGCAGAGACTTGCTCAGATGCCTTTGCTATCCCAAGAAGCCGCACTGCCTTGACAACCCCCTGTCTATCTCTTTCagacagagctggagcagcactTAGCAAATGCCAAGGAAAAAGCTTCCCAGATGGAGGAGTTTTTCCCCAGACAAATCACCAGTGAGGATCAGCAGGAGGTGCTAAGGCTCCTCTGCAGAGCCCATGAGCTTGAGCTTGGCAACACAGAGCTGCAGACAAATACACTGTACAAGGAGAATCTATTGTGCCAAAAGGATTTTGTGATCCAGCAACTGCAGCAGCACATGCTGCTCTGTGAAGAAattattcagcagcagcagatgctgatACAAGGTAAAGCAGCACCTGTGGTCCTGCTCTGTCATTATCTTTGAGCTTTGTTTTCTGATGCCAAAGTGGAGAACAGTCCACCCAGAAAACCTTGTCTCAGATGTCATGACTCCACAGTTCTCAGCTGCTTCTTAAGGAGTGATCTTTAActctttccccccacctctgcTCCAGCCCAGAACATTCCTGTCCCAGAGACACTGGTGAGGTTACACCACCTGCACCTCTCTGAGCTGGAGGAGGGGACACTGAACCGCCTGCTTCTGCTACACTCGGTGATGTCCGGCATGCTCAGGGTAAGGCAGAGCAGACCCTTGTGCTGGAGAATCCATGTCGCCCCATCCTCTTGTGTCATGGCCATAGATTCACACACACACGAAGCCTGCTAGGTCCTGCTGCCAGTCAGGAGCTGCACAGAGCTTTGTTTTAGGAACATGCTGTctctggagctctgctctccttccctttgACTCAAGATAGATAATAAGGCTTTTAGGGATTAAAAAATGacccaggcagggctgtgcatGAGCCAGCGTGTTCATTCTCCCAGTTGCTGTTGATTTAGATTTGAGAGAGATGACTGTGGCTTGGTggcaagcagaaaagcaaaggttAGGTGGCCAAACGTGCAACTCTACAAGCAACTGCTGAAGGAGACCATCCCCTTTGGAGGCCTCTGCTTGCTCACGGCACAGTTGTTATTAAGGTTCTCAGGCCTTTCATGCAAGAAGGGGAAGATACTGCTGGCCTCTTTGTCTTTGGAAAACTTGTGTGTTTTGAGACGCTAAGCGGCTGCCAGGAAATTGCCAGAGTCTTCAGCAGGGAGTCCAACCAGCAGTGTCTCCTGTTTATTATGATTGCCTAGAATGAGCAGGACAAGGAGTTGGGTTTCACCTTGAATAATAAACTTACTGATAGTCATGTTGTCATATGAGAAATTAAACTACTTTGGGTGCCCTTCCACAGGAGAGGAGCAAATAGCAGGTGGCTGGAACTATGGAAAAGCACACGAGGGATCAAGAGTGTCTTTGTGACTGCAGGCTGGGAGCCAGGGCTAGAGGAGGGGCTTTACAGTGAGAAAAATCTGCTGAAGATCTCATTCTTCCCTCTTCCTgcagccccacaacagcccttCTCTGGATGTAAGTCAGCATCTGGATCCTAATAAAGATGGGGTCAGAAAGGATCTACCTGAGAACGTGAAGGACCTTCCATGGGGGATGAAGTTTGATATTCCCTCCATCACCCTTGAGTCAGACAGGTAACGTGAATCCTTCTTATTATTCTCTAGGGCATGGGGACCTGGCAGCTCCCAGCTAAGTCCCCAGAGCTGGGCGATATCGAACTGGAAGAACCTCCAGAAACTGGAATCTGTAAGAAAAGAGTTTCCTGGTATACTGCTCTTGTGAAGTAGCTCTGTGTTTTAACAGGAACCTTCTCTGCAGAGAGGGCTATGGGAGATGTTTGGATTTGCATCTCTTGACTGGCAAGCATTTAAACCAAATAAAGTAGCAAGGTTTGTGAGGATGGGGGGACAAAATCTCTCTCCTTCATGAATCCTGAAGTTcttccttgctgctttctttaTTACATTTACCAGGCTTCTGTCTCTCATTGAAACATGTTTCATCTCTCCCTGTTGATAAAGGGCCCATGCCCCCGTTAACCTCTTggcatatttttttcacagtggcAGTTGCAGATCACCTAAGACCGCACCCCATAGGAAGGAGGGGTCTCTGGATACCCATCTCAGCCCAACTTTCTCTGGTTTGCCAAAAAGCCCAGTTCAGCAGGTTGGTATGGCAGGAATTGAATTCAAGGTGCATTTGTCATGGATAGCACCTTCCTCTTGTGACAGCAGAACATGCACAGCAGCCGAATCTATTGTATGTGAGGAAGAGAAACCTTGGAAGGCAACAAAATCACTCCCAGAGCACTGGCCTTGGGTTTAAGGCCTGAGATTCATTTAAGAGGCCAAGGCTTAGCTGCCACCTCCAGTTTGGGCTCTCCCTCTCCGTGAAACACGCGGTCTCTAGTGTGTCCAGCAGAGTGACAGGCGTTGGAAATAGGGATGCACCATACAACGCATGGTCTGGTGTGAGGGGACCTGTGTTGTCCAGGATGACCACCTCCTTTTATACCATTAACTGATCTGCTCGGCCCTGATTTGATGACTATCTGGTGAGACCAATTTCACCCAGCACCCTGGAACAGGAGGGAGAGGTAGGAGCTCATTAGCCTCTTGCTTGTGGGCTGACTTGTTTTGTAGCCATGGCTCTATACAGGAGATATATAATCAAAAAGCTTTGCCTTTGTTTGTCCATACATAGCAGCTGTTACAACAATATTTCAGGTGAAATATAATGTCTTCCAAATGTTTGAAAGCActttgaaggggaaaagaataaaagctttGAACGGAAAGCAAATTATGCTgcaattgctttgatttttagcaGAAACCAACAGGTGTTGCTGCAGGAAAGATGACTCCCAGGCTGCGTTCGCCCACCTCTCTAGACTCGCATGGGAAAAAGTTACCTGCAGACATTGCTGCTCTTCCACTGAGTCTGGAGACCTTGAAGGAAATTGCTGCCAACACCAAAAGCATCTCCCTCATTGCAGCCAGTCGCCGTTCCAGAGCCCAACAGAGAGACCTTGGGAGCGAAGCCTCCTCAGCTCGCTCCTCTGAGGAGGATACGCTTGAGCTGAAGTATCTCGAGGCTGGTTCCACCCCAGATTGTCAGATGAGAGACAGTGCAACTGTGGGGAGTTTGTTGTTGGAGCCCGCAGCTGGGAGCCAGCTGTGCTGCCTGGCCAGGGGAGCACTGAAGAACAAGAGGGACCAGGAGCTGCCTGCTGAGAGGACAGCCAGAAAGAAAAGATCTCGCTCTCTCGAACCAAACTTCCACAGGGTAGGtcctttgtgtttctttctaATGGGGGTCGAGCAGAAGGCATAGACCCAGTGGAGATAGGGTGGGTTTTAAATACGGTAAGAGAAAGAAACAGTACAAACTGCATGAGGAAACAAATTAAATATCGTTATTCTTCTATAATGCCCTGCCTAAAGTCGGGTGTGAAGGGAATATTTTTGGTACAACGTTATCAtggtttgaggcaaaacagaaccatctttctgctcagtaattttatttcttagctaagcctcttctaactcaaCAGAGTTGAGGCAACAATCAGAGGTGAGAGACATCACCACTGAGGTTAACTCGACTTGGTGTCTTTCAGACCTTGAAAGTTAAGCACTGGACTCCCTCAAGCCCCAGTACAGACCAAGCTGGTGAGAACCACCTGCGCCGAGCTAGACTCTTCCATCAGTCAAAAGCTGCGAGTAGCATATCCATTGCCACAAAGGTCAAGGTTCCTATCGGCCACCATTCAGGTAGGGGACAAAGAGCCGCTGGAGACATCCTGCATCAGCTCTGTTGGAAAAGATGGGTTGTCATGTGAGAAATAAACCAGAGGAAAAGCTAATGACCAGAACTATTAATAATCtgaccttaatttttttttttaatattgtctaaGTAGCTTTTGCTGGGTAAGAAAGCATATCCTTTGTAGACCGCTATGCCTCTGTGACCTAGGGGGAAGAATTAGTGTTCAGTTGGGTTCACGTGCAACAAGGTGCTGATCTCAGTGTAGTCATTCAGAGTTTCAAACCCAAACCAAGCCTCAGCAAGGAGACTGAGACGTGACAGGCTGCACTGACTGTCCGTCAGCTTCAGTTGTTTTGCCTTGTCCAGACACAGAAGGTCGGGATGAGTTTAGGGGAACCGGGTACCCAAATCCTATTGAAACAAAGCCAGGATCCTTCCCCCTTCTGCCAAGGGGTGCTAATTAGTctcttagatatttttttaatttaaaaagtggtTAACTTTTGATTTATAACGCTGCAACTTATTTTGGCTAGCTACTACAAACCCCACacattgcaaaatgttttttaaactgtgttctgCTCCCATCATATATAACGAAGTACTCCCTGTCTTTGATAGAGGGGACTCCACTAGAGGTGCCACCAAAAGACGATGCTCCCGCAGGCACCATCCAGCAGAGCAACGCTGGTCGCGTCAAAGCACGGGTCCTACAGAAGCAACTCAAGGGTGAGTACATGAAATATCAGGCTGGCTGGCTCAGGAGGCACTACGATGTTCTTCAGCACTTGCTCTGTTGCAATTTGAACCTAAAAAGCTGGAAGTGCAACACAAACGGTCCAGTTGGGAAAGCAGTCACATGGGTATGGGGTTTACGGCCAAGTTttaagtgtgggttttttttttttttttttttttgcaacagatGACATGGGCAATGTTCCAGAATGAGTTACACTCTTACACTCCATTTCCTTCTTAGCCAAAAATAACCTCCTAGGAAGAGAAAATAACGTTTGCAGAGGTGTTCACAAACCTAGTCTAATCCATATGTGAAGTACAAAATTTAACCTGAGCTAGCCATGTGACAACACACTGCTTCCACTGAAGGCATCGCCTTGGGATATTCCTGAGGCAGCGATGCGCATATCCCAGTGCCTTTGCCAAGCTCtcccccccacagcccgtggcaatCTGTCTCTTCCCCGTTTTGACTGGCAATGAGACTCAAGTTGAAGTGTGAGAAACTTGACTGAGTGAGTACTTCATCTTCCCTTGCTTGCAGGGCCTGCAGATGGTGCCAGCAGTCggcaaaagcagcagcctgtCACCTGCCCGGGGAACCAGCCGAAACCTAAATAGAAGTCCCTGGAGGAGCAGGACCCTCTGGCCCCAAGGGATTGCAACTTCCAGACTGCTGGAAGTCGGGGAAGCAGGCGCAGGGGGAGTGCGCCTTAACATGTATTTTAGCTTTTGTGTTGTGATGCtgaaaagcagagggagagggacCTTCTACATTGTATAATACTTTTTCCACATCCCTACTGCAAGTCTCTGCTCTCTGTACTGTGCGCTCTAGCTGTTAGCTTCAGTTTAAGACAAGTAGGGTGTTAACAGAGTCCAAGAGAAGAGGAAAACCTCATTTTCCCAGCAGCATTTGCCTCCCAGAAGATGTCAGCATGGAACCCAAGCCGCCTTTTTTCCCAGAGCAAAAGCGTGGATGCCACCCATGCATCCAGAAGGCTCCCCGACTATTAAAACCAAATGTAAATGCCTGAGAAATagtttcccctttcctccccgctGTCCCTGTGTGTTGCTGTGAAGCCGGGAGGTGTAACGCACGCCTGGAATGCTGTTTGGGTGAGCAGATGTTTGGCTGTGAGAGCAGCCGGAGATTGCTGCAAGCTCTTTTCCATCTACAGAGCATTTCAGATCTGACTGAGCCGGGAGAAGCAGCATGGTGATAGGTGAAGACCCTGATAAGAGCTAGCCTGGAGGTAAACCGCgggaatgtgtttttcttttcggAACAAACACCTCCAGCGAGCAGCCTTCCCCATAGGGggctttttaaaagtattttccctgctttttaaaTATGCTGCAAATAAAGTGATTCTGGCCATTGCACTGAATAAATAGTGACTCCATGCCCTGAACAGGAGTGGCTTTCCTCCTGGGGTTGCTGAAGTATGGAAGATGACGATCTCAGGTAGGTTCATGCATTTTTCACATGGATGAAGAACCTCTTTTTACAGCTGAATTCTCCTACGTGCTCGTTCTGCCTTGCTGTGAGAGCCCAGGCAcgctccctctcctcctttgctACCTGTCAAGATGGGGAGGGATAGCTCACTCCAGGGCTGAGGAAACTTTAAATTActtatatttataaaatgctaTGAACCCCTGAAGTAGGGATGCAATGCGAGTGTGTAAGATGGCATAAGCAAACGGCCAATTTTCCTtgtgaaacagaaagaagcaggaagATGTGTGATTGCAAAGTAGAAAGGTTAGGAAAACTTGTTCCCCGTGGCTGACTATTTCACATAAACAAAGATATAAAAAAAGGACACACAGATAAAATAAGCACAGACTGTGTGTAAAACAAACCTGtgccagcagctcctgagccAAGCCTCTATTTACAAGACCTCACGTGACCTGCAAGCACTGAAGGACCAAAAGTGAGGGAAAACAGAGTTTTCCAAGCGTGTGCATCTCCACTAAATACCTTTGGTCTGAGTCACCATGAAGAGTTGCAGTGTTTGGAGCTATTTCATGCGAAGAGTAAGACATTTGAGCCGAATGCATTGGTTTGAGGCTGTATCGCTGAAAGGAGGTTGTGTAACAGAGGTTGACGATTTGCCATGACTCTTGTGAAGAACACGGAGCCCCGTGATGTACTGATTTCCCTGTTTGTTAAAACCTACATTTTAAGTCTGTTAATAAATGTTAAAGCTGGGGATTGGAGATAGGGGAGGTGGAATTTGCAAATTATCATTTGTAGCTTTGGGCATGGCTGGAGGTGAGGTTGCAGCCCATCTCCTGCGTGAAGTGAGACCATGCTCATTATCGGTGCTGGACTAAGGGCTTTTGGATTTGATTACCCTCAATCACAAGTGATACGAGCAGCAAAGGGGCCTTGAAGTCTTCTGGGCTTTTCCAGCAGCGTTTTCTACACTTTCTCTACCCCCAGTTATTTATACTTTGCTCCCAATAAAGACTGCTGGGCTATAACACAaaaggttg is a genomic window of Rissa tridactyla isolate bRisTri1 chromosome 8, bRisTri1.patW.cur.20221130, whole genome shotgun sequence containing:
- the LOC128913270 gene encoding kinesin-like protein KIF19; its protein translation is MPLCVKRQYHGSLYLAQGGSKRLLKISDSMCTSLGEPPSPEPALSGSLAMKEQQLTVALRIRPISQAEAEEGAALVARSVGVQRVVLMDPSEDPDDILRANRSREKTFVFDMVFDHRATQEEVYVSTTKSLIGGVISGYNATIFAYGPTGTGKTYTMLGTDCEPGIYIRTLEDLFKALEATAEEMDYTVSMSYLEIYNEVIRDLLSPSSGFLDLREDSRGNIQIAGITEVSTTNAQEIMQLLTKGNKQRTQEPTAANKTSSRSHAVLQVMVTQKSRRQAIGEEMRIGKLFMVDLAGSERAAQTQNQGKRMKEGAHINRSLLALGNCINALSEKGGSRAQFVNFRDSKLTRLLKDSLGGNSRTVMIAHISPASTSFEESRMTLIYAYRAKNIKTQVKCNLRNVDQYTSIIADLRREIEHLKERVKNQEKEKSTASADLRDLQAERHQGAEAHSPQVMNTLRAQLMGAFREQMEMRRSLMELENTNIELHIDTCRHLLTITDSWEREKAQGACKCDKPAKEEKGENTEEEDREVDIVDSPEPHEVTVAREEINLLLAEQRKTAALKTELEQHLANAKEKASQMEEFFPRQITSEDQQEVLRLLCRAHELELGNTELQTNTLYKENLLCQKDFVIQQLQQHMLLCEEIIQQQQMLIQAQNIPVPETLVRLHHLHLSELEEGTLNRLLLLHSVMSGMLRPHNSPSLDVSQHLDPNKDGVRKDLPENVKDLPWGMKFDIPSITLESDSGSCRSPKTAPHRKEGSLDTHLSPTFSGLPKSPVQQQKPTGVAAGKMTPRLRSPTSLDSHGKKLPADIAALPLSLETLKEIAANTKSISLIAASRRSRAQQRDLGSEASSARSSEEDTLELKYLEAGSTPDCQMRDSATVGSLLLEPAAGSQLCCLARGALKNKRDQELPAERTARKKRSRSLEPNFHRTLKVKHWTPSSPSTDQAGENHLRRARLFHQSKAASSISIATKVKVPIGHHSEGTPLEVPPKDDAPAGTIQQSNAGRVKARVLQKQLKGPADGASSRQKQQPVTCPGNQPKPK